One window from the genome of Mucilaginibacter ginsenosidivorans encodes:
- a CDS encoding DmpA family aminopeptidase: MLHHRLKTICPWIIFISISTSAFAQKPRARDIGIPFTGTPGKYNAITDVPGVEVGFSTIISGSGKDHIGKGPVRTGVTAIFPNGKVNHHPVFANWYSLNGNGEMTGTTWITESGFLESPVMITNTNSVGTVRDAVLKWFVDKNWYREDFWYTYPVVAETYDGFLNDIYGFHVKEANAYEALDSAKPGPVQEGNVGGGTGMMCLGFKGGTGTASRVFTINGKQYTLGVLVQSNFGRKKNLTIAGVPVGLELKDTLNNKLVTPPEYKKPEGQGSIIVVVATDAPLLPHQLKRIAARVPLGIGIVGGRGENSSGDIFTAFSTANPDAFSRERSTQVEMISNDQINPLFEATVQSVEEAIINAMVAAETMEGINGNTSYALPHDAVIRLLRKHGMVK, encoded by the coding sequence ATGCTTCATCACCGTCTCAAAACAATTTGCCCCTGGATCATTTTTATTTCGATCTCAACTTCAGCCTTCGCTCAAAAACCGCGTGCACGGGATATTGGTATCCCTTTTACCGGCACACCGGGTAAATATAATGCTATTACCGACGTGCCTGGTGTCGAAGTTGGGTTCAGCACGATAATAAGCGGCTCTGGTAAGGACCATATTGGCAAGGGGCCGGTACGAACGGGTGTAACGGCTATTTTCCCAAATGGTAAAGTAAACCATCACCCTGTATTTGCTAATTGGTATTCACTGAACGGCAACGGCGAAATGACGGGCACCACCTGGATAACGGAGTCGGGGTTTCTGGAAAGCCCGGTCATGATCACCAATACCAACAGTGTAGGCACCGTACGCGATGCTGTATTAAAATGGTTTGTGGATAAAAACTGGTATCGCGAGGATTTTTGGTACACCTACCCGGTAGTGGCCGAAACCTATGATGGATTTTTGAATGACATTTATGGTTTCCATGTGAAAGAAGCCAATGCTTATGAAGCTTTGGACTCAGCCAAGCCCGGCCCTGTGCAGGAAGGCAACGTGGGCGGCGGCACTGGCATGATGTGCCTGGGCTTTAAGGGAGGAACGGGCACCGCCTCGCGGGTTTTTACCATCAACGGCAAGCAGTATACCCTGGGCGTGCTGGTGCAATCAAATTTCGGCCGGAAAAAGAACCTGACCATAGCCGGCGTACCGGTTGGTTTGGAATTAAAGGATACGCTGAACAACAAATTAGTAACGCCCCCTGAATACAAAAAACCTGAAGGACAGGGTTCCATTATTGTTGTTGTGGCAACAGATGCCCCCCTATTGCCACACCAGTTGAAAAGGATCGCTGCAAGGGTACCCCTTGGCATCGGCATTGTTGGCGGCCGCGGAGAAAACAGTTCAGGTGATATTTTTACAGCTTTCTCTACAGCAAACCCCGACGCTTTCAGCCGCGAGAGATCAACGCAGGTCGAAATGATATCGAACGACCAGATCAATCCCCTGTTTGAAGCTACGGTGCAGTCAGTCGAAGAGGCTATCATCAACGCCATGGTTGCGGCAGAGACCATGGAGGGCATTAACGGGAAT
- a CDS encoding Ldh family oxidoreductase, whose protein sequence is MVVSESALRNFTGNIFLAMGCSTEHARLAADVLIRSDLRGIDSHGVARLTGYVRLWEKKRINTTPGIKIVHQTPTTATVDGDAGLGLVVAPFAMRLAMEKAEQYGSGWVSVRNSNHFGIAGYHALMAVEKDMIGFAMTNASPLVSPTYSSERLLGTNPICYAFPAGKYPPVVVDMATSAAANGKLEIAQRLGKQVPEGWIQGKDGKSTTDPHALKSGGALLPLGSDPEHGSHKGFGLSATVDILSAVLSGANYGPWVPPFVAFLDPPDDPVGAGIGHFVGAMRVDGFRPVDEFKTHLDNWIERFRSSATINPDQKVIIPGEPETAAEIYRKANGIPLVDAIVNDLNGLAEKFGLILIDH, encoded by the coding sequence ATGGTGGTATCGGAATCAGCCTTAAGAAACTTTACCGGGAATATTTTCCTGGCAATGGGATGCAGTACTGAACACGCCCGGTTGGCTGCCGATGTTTTGATCAGGTCTGACCTGCGTGGAATTGATTCGCACGGCGTAGCGCGGTTGACAGGTTATGTACGACTTTGGGAAAAGAAGCGCATCAACACCACGCCGGGTATTAAAATAGTTCACCAAACGCCTACTACCGCAACGGTCGATGGAGATGCAGGTCTTGGCCTTGTTGTCGCTCCTTTTGCTATGAGGCTTGCCATGGAAAAGGCCGAACAATATGGATCGGGGTGGGTTTCGGTGCGTAATTCCAACCATTTTGGTATTGCGGGATATCATGCTTTGATGGCGGTTGAAAAAGATATGATCGGCTTTGCCATGACCAATGCCAGCCCCTTGGTTTCGCCTACTTATTCCAGCGAGCGTTTATTGGGTACAAACCCCATTTGCTATGCTTTTCCTGCCGGGAAATACCCGCCGGTAGTTGTGGATATGGCTACATCGGCCGCAGCAAACGGGAAACTGGAAATTGCCCAGCGGTTGGGTAAGCAAGTGCCGGAAGGCTGGATACAGGGAAAGGATGGGAAATCAACTACCGATCCGCATGCTTTGAAATCCGGGGGAGCGTTGCTCCCGCTTGGAAGTGACCCCGAACATGGCAGCCATAAAGGCTTTGGCTTAAGCGCGACGGTCGATATTTTATCAGCGGTGCTATCAGGTGCCAATTACGGCCCATGGGTGCCGCCGTTCGTGGCATTTTTGGATCCGCCCGACGACCCCGTCGGCGCCGGGATCGGTCATTTCGTAGGCGCTATGCGTGTTGACGGCTTTCGCCCGGTTGATGAATTTAAAACACACCTGGATAACTGGATAGAACGGTTCAGATCATCGGCAACGATAAACCCGGATCAGAAAGTTATCATTCCCGGCGAACCGGAGACGGCGGCTGAAATATACAGAAAGGCAAACGGCATCCCTTTGGTGGATGCCATTGTTAATGATTTGAATGGGTTGGCAGAGAAGTTCGGATTAATATTAATCGATCACTAA
- a CDS encoding DUF5615 family PIN-like protein, with protein MKILLDQNISFRVVALLSGLYETIDHVKSLGLTDASDQTIWDYALVNSYTVITFDSDFIDLATLKGTPPKIIWLRFGNSSNLKIANKLLLNADLIRNFITNEDSGIGFLVID; from the coding sequence GTGAAAATCCTTCTCGATCAAAATATATCATTTCGGGTTGTTGCACTCCTGTCGGGTTTATACGAAACCATCGATCATGTTAAGAGCCTGGGCCTCACGGACGCATCCGATCAAACAATATGGGACTACGCCCTTGTAAATAGTTATACAGTTATAACATTCGATAGTGACTTTATCGATCTTGCAACTTTAAAAGGCACGCCGCCAAAAATAATATGGCTGAGATTTGGCAATTCCTCAAACTTAAAAATAGCCAACAAACTTCTTTTGAATGCGGACCTGATTAGAAATTTTATTACAAATGAAGACTCCGGAATCGGTTTTTTAGTGATCGATTAA
- a CDS encoding DUF433 domain-containing protein, with translation MNYSEYIEINPEKRFGRPIIIGTRISVYDVLSWLSEGMTINDIISDFPELNENQIKACLSYAAEKEHKLRVVS, from the coding sequence ATGAATTATTCAGAGTATATTGAGATAAATCCTGAAAAGAGGTTTGGGAGGCCAATAATCATCGGCACCCGAATCTCTGTTTATGATGTTTTGAGCTGGCTTTCTGAAGGTATGACGATCAATGATATAATTTCAGACTTCCCAGAATTAAATGAAAACCAAATAAAAGCCTGCTTATCCTACGCAGCCGAAAAGGAACACAAATTAAGAGTGGTTTCGTGA
- the lepB gene encoding signal peptidase I, with product MNIVELILLLALFIILPYVGLYKLFEKAGEAGWKAVIPVFSMYMRIKLSGRPGWWLVLYLIPGLGILVAMGIMVDFLKSFGKFRFRDHAAGILIPFIYLIKWGNDKETKYLGPATSPEFKEKYQKSLKKSTTREWTEAIIFAVVAATLIRTFFIEAYTIPTPSMERSLLVGDFLFVSKVNYGPRLPETPVSFPFAHNTMPLINIKSYWDGIKLPYYRLPGLSDIKKGDVVVFNYPMDADSPLYRPVDKQENYIKRCQGTPGDTLSVVNAQVYVNSKAAPNAPGQQIDYTVNTTGVDLNPQVKDDLGISDYGNGYMTMPRSAANIVRTYSNVKSIYPNIAHKGDDPDPNNQVFPSNPYYPAFHALPGKLHDYKWNQDNYGPIIIPKKGWTVKLDSVTFPLYARAIEVYENNKLEIKGSDIYINGQKTDSYTFKMNYYWMMGDNRHDSADSRYWGFVPEDHIVGRALFVWMSWDDKADFLHKIRWSRLFRGVN from the coding sequence GTGAATATTGTTGAATTAATCCTTTTACTTGCACTATTTATCATACTACCCTACGTTGGGCTTTATAAACTGTTTGAAAAAGCGGGCGAAGCCGGTTGGAAGGCCGTTATTCCTGTTTTCAGCATGTACATGAGGATCAAACTTAGCGGCAGGCCCGGCTGGTGGCTGGTGCTTTACCTGATCCCAGGTTTGGGTATCCTGGTGGCGATGGGTATTATGGTGGATTTCCTGAAATCATTTGGTAAATTTCGTTTTCGCGATCACGCCGCAGGCATATTGATCCCTTTTATTTACCTGATCAAATGGGGTAATGACAAGGAAACGAAATATCTTGGACCTGCAACAAGTCCCGAATTCAAAGAGAAATACCAGAAATCATTAAAAAAATCCACCACCCGCGAATGGACGGAAGCCATCATATTCGCAGTTGTGGCCGCTACTCTGATACGGACATTCTTTATCGAGGCTTATACCATACCTACCCCGTCAATGGAGCGCTCGTTACTGGTAGGCGATTTCCTTTTTGTCAGTAAAGTAAATTACGGCCCCCGCTTGCCTGAAACGCCTGTATCGTTCCCGTTTGCACACAATACGATGCCGCTTATCAATATTAAATCGTATTGGGACGGCATTAAATTACCCTATTATCGCTTGCCGGGATTAAGCGACATCAAAAAAGGCGATGTGGTGGTTTTCAACTACCCAATGGACGCCGATTCGCCGTTGTACAGACCGGTTGATAAACAGGAAAACTATATCAAGCGCTGCCAGGGAACGCCGGGCGACACTTTAAGCGTGGTGAACGCCCAGGTATACGTCAATAGCAAAGCTGCGCCTAACGCCCCGGGGCAGCAGATCGACTATACCGTTAACACAACCGGAGTCGACCTTAATCCGCAGGTGAAGGATGACCTGGGAATTTCCGATTACGGCAATGGCTATATGACCATGCCGCGAAGCGCCGCAAACATTGTAAGAACTTATTCCAATGTCAAATCGATATATCCGAACATAGCGCATAAAGGCGATGATCCGGACCCGAATAACCAGGTGTTCCCCTCAAATCCGTACTACCCGGCTTTCCATGCCCTGCCTGGTAAATTGCACGACTACAAATGGAACCAGGATAACTACGGCCCAATCATTATTCCCAAAAAAGGCTGGACCGTAAAGCTCGACAGCGTTACTTTCCCTTTATATGCCCGGGCGATAGAGGTTTACGAGAATAATAAATTAGAGATAAAAGGAAGCGATATTTATATCAACGGCCAGAAAACCGACAGCTATACTTTCAAAATGAACTACTACTGGATGATGGGCGATAACCGCCACGATTCGGCCGATAGCCGCTATTGGGGATTTGTACCCGAGGACCATATCGTGGGCCGGGCGCTGTTTGTATGGATGAGTTGGGACGACAAAGCCGACTTTCTGCACAAGATAAGGTGGAGCAGGCTATTCAGAGGAGTGAATTGA
- the dapB gene encoding 4-hydroxy-tetrahydrodipicolinate reductase: MNIALLGYGKMGKIIEKIATDRKHEIFLKIDFYNRQDLTIENLKKADVVIEFSTPGSVLDNIQKCFEAGVPIVVGTTGWYEHLPELKKKCLDSGHTMLYASNFSVGVNIFFHVNKVLAKLMNNYPYYDVQVEEIHHMQKLDSPSGTAITIAEGIIENTDSKKEWVNVLTSEGDDTNDENIKNDQLLIESFRIDSVPGTHTVIYDSEVDSIEFKHTAHNRNGFALGAVLAAEWVQNKKGFFSVEEMFDFGK; encoded by the coding sequence ATGAATATTGCATTACTGGGCTACGGAAAAATGGGGAAGATCATCGAAAAGATCGCTACCGACCGCAAGCATGAGATCTTTTTAAAAATTGATTTTTACAACCGGCAGGATCTCACCATCGAAAACCTAAAAAAGGCCGACGTCGTGATCGAATTCAGCACGCCCGGATCTGTACTGGATAACATTCAAAAGTGTTTTGAAGCAGGCGTGCCCATAGTGGTTGGCACAACGGGCTGGTATGAACATTTGCCCGAGCTTAAAAAAAAATGTCTTGATAGCGGGCATACCATGCTTTATGCATCAAATTTCAGCGTGGGGGTCAATATCTTTTTCCATGTGAACAAGGTACTGGCAAAGTTGATGAACAATTACCCGTATTATGATGTGCAGGTTGAAGAAATTCACCACATGCAAAAACTCGATTCGCCCAGCGGAACGGCTATCACCATTGCCGAAGGCATCATCGAAAATACTGATTCCAAAAAGGAATGGGTGAACGTGCTTACGTCGGAAGGTGATGACACCAATGATGAAAACATCAAAAACGACCAGTTATTGATCGAGTCGTTCCGTATCGACAGCGTGCCGGGCACTCACACTGTGATCTATGATTCAGAGGTCGATTCCATCGAGTTCAAACATACCGCCCACAACCGCAACGGATTTGCCTTAGGCGCCGTGCTCGCCGCCGAATGGGTGCAAAATAAAAAGGGCTTCTTTTCGGTTGAAGAGATGTTCGATTTTGGAAAATAA
- a CDS encoding DUF5683 domain-containing protein, translated as MSALVFVAKAQKPDTVVSKTKADSLNAKRDSINSTRKYVPPITKGKVYHPDSTHSPHKALIRSAIIPGWGQLYNHRWWKVPFIYAGIGLLGDAIVYNQHYYKIFLKEAQLREKGIQEGRLPQYTQVSDADIINAQDGYRRNRDLCILGTLGAWGIQMIDAYIDAKFIQRFTMDNNLSLKIRPGVLTQPSYAFNSLGSYYPSVTLTFTLR; from the coding sequence ATGAGCGCACTGGTTTTTGTAGCAAAGGCCCAAAAACCCGATACCGTTGTTTCAAAAACAAAGGCCGATAGCCTGAACGCAAAGCGCGATTCTATCAATAGCACAAGAAAATATGTTCCGCCTATAACCAAAGGCAAAGTTTATCATCCCGATTCGACACATAGTCCGCATAAGGCGCTCATCCGCTCGGCTATTATACCCGGCTGGGGGCAGCTATACAATCACCGCTGGTGGAAAGTACCATTTATTTATGCCGGCATAGGGCTTTTGGGCGATGCTATTGTTTATAACCAGCATTATTACAAAATTTTCTTAAAAGAGGCCCAGCTTCGCGAGAAGGGCATACAGGAAGGCCGCCTGCCTCAATACACGCAGGTTTCCGATGCCGATATTATCAATGCGCAGGATGGCTACCGGCGTAATCGCGACCTTTGTATCCTTGGCACCCTTGGCGCCTGGGGCATACAAATGATCGATGCTTATATCGATGCCAAATTTATCCAGCGTTTCACTATGGATAACAACCTTTCACTCAAAATACGACCGGGTGTGCTAACCCAGCCATCTTACGCTTTTAACAGTCTGGGAAGTTATTACCCATCGGTAACGCTTACTTTTACCCTTAGGTAA
- a CDS encoding ParB/RepB/Spo0J family partition protein codes for MSAEKRNALGKGLSALLNDSVSVLPNKNDFGTGTPEVNPMGSVNEIKISEIEVNPFQPRTDFDTDALTELADSIKLQGLIQPITVRRLSAHRYQLISGERRLRASRLAGLTSIPAYVRTANDQQMLEMALIENIQRENLNAIEVALSFQRMIEECNLKQEELGERVSKNRSTVTNYLRLLKLPPTIQASIRDGQVSMGHARALITINDPDKQLYIHKLITKDGLSVRKVEELARELQRPVKKEGKQPEPLSFQVQKIQADLASKFSTQVKLKVNSQGKGSIEIPFLSEDDLSRILEMLDW; via the coding sequence ATGAGTGCAGAGAAGAGAAATGCTTTGGGAAAGGGATTAAGTGCCCTGCTGAATGATTCTGTAAGCGTACTACCGAACAAAAACGACTTTGGTACCGGCACACCCGAGGTGAATCCTATGGGCTCGGTAAACGAGATAAAGATATCCGAGATAGAAGTTAACCCTTTTCAGCCGCGTACCGATTTTGATACCGATGCGCTGACCGAACTGGCCGATTCCATCAAATTGCAGGGGCTTATTCAGCCTATTACGGTAAGGCGCCTAAGCGCACACCGTTACCAGTTAATATCGGGCGAGCGCCGTTTGCGGGCTTCCAGGCTGGCCGGGTTAACATCCATACCCGCCTATGTGCGTACCGCCAACGACCAGCAGATGCTGGAAATGGCGCTCATTGAGAATATCCAGCGCGAAAACCTGAACGCTATTGAAGTGGCGTTAAGCTTTCAGCGGATGATAGAGGAATGCAACCTGAAGCAGGAAGAGCTGGGCGAACGGGTGAGCAAAAACCGTTCGACCGTAACAAATTACCTCCGGTTGTTAAAATTACCCCCTACTATACAGGCCTCTATCCGCGACGGGCAGGTAAGTATGGGACACGCCCGCGCACTCATCACAATAAATGACCCGGATAAACAGTTATATATCCATAAACTGATCACCAAAGACGGGTTGTCTGTTAGAAAGGTGGAAGAACTGGCGCGCGAATTACAACGGCCGGTTAAGAAAGAGGGAAAACAACCTGAACCATTATCGTTCCAGGTACAGAAAATACAGGCTGACCTGGCTTCGAAATTTAGTACGCAAGTTAAACTTAAAGTAAACAGCCAGGGTAAAGGTTCGATAGAGATCCCTTTCTTATCGGAAGATGATCTTAGCCGCATCCTCGAAATGCTGGATTGGTAA
- a CDS encoding ParA family protein, translating to MSKIIALANQKGGVGKTTSSINLAASLAVLEYKTLLVDADPQANSTSGIGYDPRTIKNSIYECVINNVDPHEAIQKTETPNLDLLPAHIDLVGAEIEMINLTDREYKMKAVLDGLRSEYDFIIIDCSPSLGLITINALTAADSVIIPVQCEYFALEGLGKLLNTIKIVQTRLNTTLEIEGILLTMYDVRLRLSNQVVEEVRNHFEDMVFDTIIQRNTRLSEAPSFGMSVIMHDANCKGAINYLNLAREIVRKNGMLKGETVATTETI from the coding sequence ATGAGTAAAATAATTGCTTTAGCCAACCAGAAAGGCGGCGTAGGGAAAACTACATCATCCATAAACCTGGCCGCAAGTTTGGCTGTATTGGAGTATAAAACATTATTGGTCGACGCCGATCCGCAGGCTAATTCAACATCGGGCATAGGGTACGACCCACGCACGATCAAGAACAGCATTTACGAATGCGTGATCAATAATGTCGACCCGCACGAGGCTATTCAAAAAACCGAAACACCAAATCTCGACCTGCTGCCGGCACATATCGACCTGGTAGGCGCCGAGATAGAAATGATAAACCTGACCGACCGCGAGTACAAAATGAAAGCGGTGCTCGACGGTTTGCGCAGCGAATATGATTTTATCATTATAGACTGTTCGCCGTCACTGGGCCTCATTACCATCAATGCCTTAACCGCTGCCGACTCGGTGATCATACCGGTGCAGTGCGAATACTTTGCCCTGGAAGGATTAGGCAAATTACTGAACACAATCAAGATCGTTCAAACACGTTTGAATACTACGCTTGAAATTGAAGGCATTCTGCTTACTATGTACGATGTAAGGTTGCGCTTGTCTAACCAGGTAGTTGAAGAGGTGCGCAACCATTTCGAGGATATGGTTTTTGATACCATTATACAGCGCAACACGCGTTTGAGCGAAGCGCCAAGCTTTGGCATGTCGGTAATTATGCACGATGCCAACTGCAAAGGAGCTATTAACTATTTGAACCTGGCGCGCGAAATAGTGCGCAAAAACGGCATGCTGAAAGGCGAAACCGTAGCGACAACAGAAACCATATAA
- a CDS encoding NADPH-dependent FMN reductase: MITIISSTNRPGSSTLKVAQYYQHKLREKGVDAGLLSLAQLPANLIQTDLYGNRSKEFEPIQEMVTKTDKFIFIIPEYNGSFPGVLKTFVDACSFPESFYDKKVALVGISSGKYGNIRGVDHFTGVCHYIHLNVMPLKLHIASIHKELDADGKFFKDDTLRFTNEQMDKFIKF, translated from the coding sequence ATGATCACTATTATATCCTCGACCAATCGCCCCGGCAGTTCAACACTCAAAGTGGCGCAATATTACCAGCATAAGCTTCGCGAAAAGGGGGTTGATGCCGGGTTGCTGTCGCTTGCGCAATTGCCAGCGAACCTTATCCAAACTGACCTTTACGGCAACCGGAGCAAGGAGTTTGAACCGATACAGGAAATGGTAACTAAAACTGACAAGTTCATTTTTATCATCCCCGAATATAACGGCAGTTTCCCGGGCGTATTAAAAACATTCGTCGATGCCTGCTCGTTTCCGGAAAGTTTTTACGATAAGAAAGTTGCGCTGGTGGGTATATCGTCGGGCAAGTATGGGAACATCAGGGGGGTAGATCATTTTACGGGCGTGTGCCATTACATCCATTTAAATGTAATGCCGCTGAAATTACATATCGCCTCTATCCATAAAGAGCTGGATGCTGATGGTAAATTCTTTAAAGACGACACGCTGCGTTTTACCAATGAGCAAATGGATAAGTTTATTAAATTTTGA
- a CDS encoding VIT1/CCC1 transporter family protein codes for MHHEQHLKSSDTIRDIVIGMSDGLTVPFALAAGLSGASAHSGIVVTAGIAEIVAGSIAMGLGGFLAGKTESDHYASELQREYDEVERVPEQEKMEVKEVFAGFGLSEKLQNEVADEMAKDKDKWVDFMMKYELGLEKPEENRARQSAITIGLSYIVGGIIPLSPYFFVDDSQQALYYSCAITMVCLFVFGYFKSKVTGQPPFSGALKVLIIGALAAAAAFGMAKLINGK; via the coding sequence ATGCACCATGAACAGCATTTAAAAAGCTCAGATACCATACGCGACATCGTGATCGGGATGTCTGACGGCCTGACCGTTCCATTCGCACTTGCCGCGGGTTTGAGCGGCGCGAGTGCCCATTCGGGTATCGTGGTTACCGCCGGCATTGCCGAGATCGTTGCCGGCTCCATAGCAATGGGGCTTGGGGGGTTCCTGGCGGGGAAAACGGAGTCCGACCACTATGCCTCTGAGCTGCAACGCGAATACGATGAGGTGGAGCGCGTGCCCGAGCAGGAAAAAATGGAGGTTAAGGAAGTATTTGCCGGTTTCGGACTATCCGAAAAGCTGCAAAACGAGGTGGCGGATGAAATGGCAAAGGATAAGGATAAATGGGTCGACTTTATGATGAAATATGAGCTGGGCCTTGAAAAGCCCGAGGAAAACCGCGCCCGGCAAAGCGCCATTACCATTGGGCTTTCCTATATCGTGGGGGGTATTATTCCTTTGTCACCATACTTTTTTGTCGACGACTCGCAGCAGGCGTTGTATTACTCTTGTGCCATTACGATGGTATGTTTATTCGTTTTCGGCTATTTCAAAAGCAAAGTAACGGGGCAGCCACCATTTTCCGGTGCATTAAAAGTGCTTATCATTGGCGCATTGGCAGCCGCAGCTGCGTTTGGCATGGCGAAGCTGATCAACGGGAAATGA